One window of Streptococcus suis genomic DNA carries:
- the rpoB gene encoding DNA-directed RNA polymerase subunit beta — protein MAGHEVQYGKHRTRRSFSRIKEVLDLPNLIEIQTDSFQDFLDYGLKEVFEDVLPVSNFTDTMELEFVGYELKQPKYTLEEARAHDANYSAPIYVTFRLVNKETGEIKTQEVFFGEFPIMTEMGTFIINGAERIIVSQLVRSPGVYFNDKVDKNGKVGYGSTVIPNRGAWLELETDSKDIAYTRIDRTRKIPFTTLVRALGFSGDDEIFDIFGDSELVRNTIEKDIHKNPADSRTDEALKEIYERLRPGEPKTAESSRSLLTARFFDPRRYDLAPVGRYKINKKLNLRTRLLNQTLAEHVINGETGEIVLEAGTVLSRDVLEKVEAQFDELNLVEYIPNDNAVLLEPVLLQKFKIVAPKDPDRVVTVIGNANPAENVRTVTPADILAEMSYFLNLAEGLGRVDDIDHLGNRRIRAVGELLANQVRIGLTRMERNLRERMSVQDNEVLTPQQIINIRPVTAAIKEFFGSSQLSQFMDQHNPLSELSHKRRLSALGPGGLTRDRAGYEVRDVHYTHYGRMCPIETPEGPNIGLINNLSSYGHLNKYGFIQTPYRKIDRATGTVTNEIVWLTADEEDAYIVAQSTSPLDENNRFVDKIVMGRHQGNNQEFPADSADFMDVSPKQVVAVATACIPFLENDDSNRALMGANMQRQAVPLIDPKAPYVGTGMEYQAAHDSGAAVIAQHDGKVTYADADKVEVRREDGSLDVYSIQKFRRSNSGTAYNQRTLVKVGDVVEKGDFIADGPSMERGEMALGQNPIVAYMTWEGYNFEDAVIMSERLVKEDVYTSVHLEEYESETRDTKLGPEEITREIPNVGEDALRNLDEMGIIHIGAEVKEGDILVGKVTPKGEKDLSAEERLLHAIFGDKSREVRDTSLRVPHGADGVVRDVKIFTRANGDELQSGVNMLVRVYIAQKRKIKVGDKMAGRHGNKGVVSRIVPVEDMPYLPDGTPVDIMLNPLGVPSRMNIGQVMELHLGMAARNLGIHIATPVFDGASSEDLWSTVKEAGMDSDAKTILYDGRTGEPFDNRVSVGVMYMIKLHHMVDDKLHARSVGPYSLVTQQPLGGKAQFGGQRFGEMEVWALEAYGASNVLQEILTYKSDDVTGRLKAYEAITKGKPIPKPGVPESFRVLVKELQSLGLDMRVLDEDDNEVELRDLDEGEDDDIIHVDDLEKARAKAAADAAAAFAAEEAEDKE, from the coding sequence TTGGCAGGACATGAAGTTCAGTACGGTAAGCACCGTACCCGTCGTAGTTTTTCAAGAATCAAGGAAGTTCTTGATTTACCAAATTTGATTGAAATCCAAACGGACTCTTTCCAAGACTTTTTAGATTATGGTTTGAAAGAGGTCTTTGAAGATGTACTTCCAGTTTCAAACTTCACAGATACCATGGAATTGGAATTTGTGGGTTATGAGTTGAAGCAACCAAAATATACTTTGGAAGAGGCGCGTGCACACGATGCCAACTACTCAGCTCCAATTTATGTAACCTTCCGTCTTGTGAATAAGGAAACTGGCGAGATTAAGACTCAGGAAGTTTTCTTCGGTGAGTTTCCAATCATGACTGAAATGGGTACCTTCATCATCAACGGTGCAGAGCGTATCATCGTTTCTCAGTTGGTTCGTTCACCAGGTGTTTATTTCAACGATAAAGTTGATAAGAACGGTAAGGTTGGTTATGGTTCAACGGTTATTCCTAACCGTGGAGCATGGTTGGAATTGGAAACAGATTCAAAAGACATTGCTTATACTCGTATCGACCGTACGCGTAAAATTCCATTTACAACGCTTGTACGTGCACTTGGTTTCTCAGGTGATGATGAAATCTTTGACATCTTTGGTGATAGCGAATTGGTTCGCAACACTATTGAGAAAGATATTCATAAAAATCCAGCGGATTCTCGTACAGATGAAGCCCTCAAGGAAATCTATGAGCGTCTTCGTCCAGGTGAACCAAAGACAGCTGAAAGTTCTCGTAGCCTTTTGACAGCTCGTTTCTTTGACCCACGTCGTTACGACTTGGCACCTGTTGGTCGTTACAAGATTAATAAAAAACTCAACCTCCGTACTCGTTTGCTCAACCAAACACTTGCTGAGCATGTGATTAACGGTGAGACAGGCGAAATCGTCTTGGAAGCAGGTACAGTCTTGAGCCGTGATGTGCTTGAAAAAGTAGAAGCTCAATTCGACGAACTCAACCTTGTTGAATACATTCCAAATGACAACGCTGTTCTTCTTGAGCCAGTTCTTTTGCAGAAATTCAAGATTGTGGCACCAAAAGATCCAGACCGTGTTGTAACAGTGATTGGTAATGCCAATCCAGCAGAAAACGTACGTACAGTAACACCTGCGGATATCTTGGCAGAGATGAGCTACTTCCTCAACTTGGCTGAAGGTCTTGGTCGTGTAGATGATATTGACCATTTGGGTAACCGTCGTATTCGTGCCGTTGGTGAATTGCTTGCCAACCAGGTCCGTATCGGTTTGACCCGTATGGAACGTAACTTGCGTGAGCGTATGTCTGTTCAAGACAATGAAGTATTGACGCCACAACAAATCATCAATATCCGCCCTGTTACAGCTGCAATCAAAGAATTCTTTGGTTCATCTCAGTTGTCACAGTTCATGGACCAACACAACCCACTTTCCGAGTTGTCTCACAAACGCCGTTTGTCAGCCTTGGGACCTGGTGGTTTGACCCGTGACCGCGCTGGTTATGAGGTTCGAGATGTTCACTACACTCACTATGGTCGTATGTGTCCGATTGAAACGCCTGAGGGACCAAACATCGGTTTGATCAACAACTTGTCTTCTTATGGTCACCTCAACAAGTATGGTTTCATCCAAACACCATACCGCAAGATCGACCGTGCAACTGGTACAGTAACGAACGAAATCGTTTGGTTGACAGCAGATGAAGAAGATGCCTACATCGTAGCCCAATCAACATCACCACTTGATGAAAACAACCGTTTCGTTGATAAAATCGTTATGGGACGTCACCAAGGTAATAACCAAGAGTTCCCAGCAGATTCAGCGGACTTCATGGACGTTTCACCGAAACAGGTAGTTGCTGTTGCGACAGCATGTATTCCTTTCTTGGAAAACGATGACTCCAACCGTGCCCTCATGGGTGCCAACATGCAACGTCAGGCTGTTCCATTGATTGATCCAAAAGCACCTTACGTTGGTACTGGTATGGAGTATCAGGCTGCTCATGACTCAGGTGCGGCAGTTATTGCTCAACATGATGGTAAGGTAACTTATGCAGATGCGGACAAGGTAGAAGTACGCCGTGAAGATGGTTCCTTGGATGTTTATAGCATTCAAAAATTCCGCCGTTCAAACTCTGGTACAGCCTATAACCAACGTACCCTTGTAAAAGTAGGCGATGTCGTTGAAAAAGGCGACTTTATCGCAGATGGTCCTTCTATGGAACGTGGGGAAATGGCCCTCGGTCAAAACCCAATCGTTGCCTACATGACCTGGGAAGGTTATAACTTCGAGGATGCGGTTATCATGTCTGAGCGTCTGGTGAAAGAAGATGTCTATACATCTGTTCACTTGGAAGAATACGAATCAGAAACCCGCGATACCAAGTTAGGCCCTGAAGAAATCACACGCGAAATTCCAAACGTTGGTGAAGATGCTCTTCGCAACTTGGACGAAATGGGTATTATCCATATCGGTGCGGAAGTTAAAGAAGGCGATATCCTTGTTGGTAAAGTTACACCAAAAGGTGAAAAAGATCTTTCTGCTGAAGAGCGTCTTTTGCACGCTATCTTCGGTGACAAGTCACGTGAAGTACGTGATACCTCTCTTCGTGTACCTCACGGTGCCGATGGTGTCGTTCGTGATGTGAAAATCTTTACTCGTGCCAACGGTGATGAATTGCAATCAGGTGTTAACATGCTGGTTCGTGTCTACATCGCTCAAAAACGTAAGATCAAGGTCGGAGATAAGATGGCCGGTCGTCACGGTAACAAGGGTGTCGTTTCACGTATTGTTCCTGTTGAGGATATGCCGTATCTTCCAGACGGAACGCCAGTTGATATCATGTTGAACCCACTCGGGGTGCCATCTCGTATGAACATCGGTCAGGTTATGGAACTCCACTTGGGTATGGCGGCTCGTAACTTGGGTATCCATATTGCAACACCAGTTTTCGATGGTGCAAGCTCAGAAGATCTTTGGTCAACCGTTAAAGAAGCGGGTATGGATTCAGATGCCAAGACCATTCTTTACGATGGACGTACCGGTGAGCCATTTGATAACCGTGTGTCTGTCGGTGTCATGTACATGATCAAGCTTCACCACATGGTTGATGATAAACTTCATGCCCGCTCAGTCGGACCATACTCACTCGTTACCCAACAGCCACTCGGAGGTAAGGCTCAGTTTGGTGGTCAGCGTTTCGGTGAGATGGAGGTTTGGGCCCTTGAAGCCTACGGTGCTTCAAACGTCCTACAAGAAATCTTGACCTACAAGTCAGATGATGTGACAGGCCGTCTGAAAGCCTATGAAGCCATCACAAAAGGCAAACCAATTCCAAAACCAGGCGTTCCAGAATCATTCCGCGTTCTTGTCAAAGAATTGCAATCACTTGGTTTGGATATGCGTGTCCTTGATGAAGATGATAACGAAGTAGAATTGCGTGACCTTGATGAAGGTGAAGATGATGATATCATCCACGTAGATGATCTTGAAAAAGCACGTGCAAAAGCAGCAGCTGACGCAGCGGCAGCCTTTGCAGCAGAAGAAGCAGAAGACAAAGAATAA
- the rpoC gene encoding DNA-directed RNA polymerase subunit beta', which produces MVDVNRFKSMQITLASPSKVRSWSYGEVKKPETINYRTLKPERDGLFDEVIFGPTKDWECSCGKYKRIRYKGITCDRCGVEVTRAKVRRERMGHIELKAPISHIWYFKGIPSRMGLTLDMSPRALEEVIYFAAYVVIDPKDTPLEHKSIMTEREYRERLREFGYGSFVAKMGAEAIQDLLKQVDLPKEIAALKEELKTASGQKRIKAVRRLDVLDAFYKSGNKPEWMILNILPVIPPDLRPMVQLDGGRFAASDLNELYRRVINRNNRLARLLELNAPGIIVQNEKRMLQEAVDALIDNGRRGRPITGPGSRPLKSLSHMLKGKQGRFRQNLLGKRVDFSGRSVIAVGPTLKMYQCGVPREMAIELFKPFVMREIVARDIAGNVKAAKRLIERGDDRIWDILEEVIKEHPVLLNRAPTLHRLGIQAFEPVLIDGKALRLHPLVCEAYNADFDGDQMAIHVPLSEEAQAEARILMLAAEHILNPKDGKPVVTPSQDMVLGNYYLTMEDAGREGEGMVFKDADEAVMAYRNGYVHLHTRVGIATDSLDKPWKDNQKHKIMMTTVGKILFNAIMPEGLPYLQEPNNANLTEGTPDKYFLEPGSDIKAAIAELPINPPFKKKNLGNIIAEIFKRFRTTETSALLDRLKDLGYYHSTLAGLTVGIADIPVIDNKAEIIEESHERVEQIKKQFRRGMITDDERYAAVTDEWRSAKEKLEKRLVEKQDPKNPIVMMMDSGARGNISNFSQLAGMRGLMSAPNGRIMELPILSNFREGLSVLEMFFSTHGARKGMTDTALKTADSGYLTRRLVDVAQDVIIREDDCGTDRGLDIRSITDGKEMIEPLEERLQGRYTKKTVKHPETGAVIIGPNQLITEDIARDIVNAGVEQVTIRSVFTCNTRHGVCRHCYGINLATGDAVEVGEAVGTIAAQSIGEPGTQLTMRTFHTGGVASNSDITQGLPRVQEIFEARNPKGEAVITEVKGEVTAIEEDAATRTKKVFVKGKTGEGEYVVPFTARMKVEVGDQVARGAALTEGSIQPKRLLEVRDVLAVETYLLSEVQKVYRSQGVEIGDKHIEVMVRQMLRKVRVMDPGDTDLLMGTLMDITDFTDANADVVIAGGIPATARPVLMGITKASLETNSFLSAASFQETTRVLTDAAIRGKRDNLLGLKENVIIGKIIPAGTGMARYRNLEPQAVNEVEIIEDTVAEELAAEAELEAVTE; this is translated from the coding sequence GTGGTTGACGTAAATCGATTTAAAAGTATGCAAATCACGTTAGCTTCACCAAGTAAGGTTCGTTCATGGTCTTACGGTGAGGTTAAAAAACCTGAAACAATCAACTATCGTACACTAAAACCAGAACGTGATGGACTTTTTGATGAAGTGATCTTTGGTCCAACAAAAGACTGGGAGTGTTCATGTGGTAAATACAAGCGTATCCGTTATAAAGGGATCACTTGTGACCGCTGTGGTGTGGAAGTAACTCGTGCAAAAGTCCGCCGTGAGCGTATGGGCCATATTGAGTTGAAAGCTCCAATCTCACACATCTGGTATTTCAAAGGTATTCCAAGCCGTATGGGCTTGACCTTGGATATGAGCCCACGTGCGCTTGAAGAAGTTATTTACTTCGCAGCTTATGTGGTGATTGATCCGAAAGATACACCGCTTGAGCACAAGTCTATCATGACAGAGCGCGAATACCGCGAGCGTTTGCGTGAATTCGGCTATGGTTCATTCGTTGCCAAAATGGGGGCAGAAGCGATTCAAGACCTCTTGAAGCAAGTCGATCTTCCAAAAGAAATCGCAGCTTTGAAAGAAGAATTGAAAACAGCTTCTGGTCAAAAACGCATTAAAGCAGTTCGTCGCTTGGATGTATTGGATGCCTTCTACAAATCTGGTAACAAGCCAGAATGGATGATTCTCAATATCCTTCCAGTTATTCCGCCAGATTTGCGTCCAATGGTTCAGTTGGATGGTGGCCGTTTTGCCGCATCTGACTTGAACGAACTCTATCGCCGTGTAATCAACCGTAACAACCGTTTGGCTCGTCTCTTGGAACTTAATGCCCCAGGAATCATCGTACAAAACGAAAAACGTATGCTCCAAGAAGCTGTGGATGCTTTGATTGACAACGGTCGCCGTGGTCGTCCAATCACTGGACCAGGTAGCCGTCCACTTAAATCACTCAGCCACATGCTTAAAGGTAAGCAAGGACGTTTCCGTCAAAACTTGCTTGGTAAGCGTGTTGACTTCTCAGGACGTTCCGTTATCGCCGTTGGTCCAACGCTTAAAATGTACCAATGTGGTGTGCCACGCGAAATGGCGATCGAGCTCTTCAAACCGTTTGTCATGCGTGAAATCGTTGCCCGTGATATTGCTGGTAACGTAAAAGCTGCAAAACGTTTGATTGAGCGTGGTGATGACCGTATTTGGGATATCTTGGAAGAAGTGATCAAAGAACACCCAGTTCTTTTGAACCGCGCACCTACCCTTCACCGTTTGGGGATTCAGGCTTTTGAGCCAGTCCTCATTGACGGTAAGGCTCTTCGCTTGCACCCGCTTGTCTGTGAAGCCTACAACGCCGACTTTGACGGTGACCAGATGGCCATTCACGTTCCATTGTCAGAAGAAGCGCAGGCAGAAGCGCGTATCCTTATGCTGGCTGCTGAGCACATCCTTAACCCTAAAGATGGTAAACCAGTCGTAACACCGTCTCAGGATATGGTCTTGGGTAACTACTACTTGACCATGGAAGATGCTGGTCGCGAAGGCGAGGGTATGGTCTTCAAGGATGCGGATGAAGCGGTTATGGCTTACCGCAATGGCTATGTTCACTTGCATACCCGTGTTGGTATTGCAACAGATAGCTTGGACAAGCCATGGAAAGACAACCAAAAGCACAAGATTATGATGACAACTGTCGGAAAAATCTTGTTTAACGCGATTATGCCAGAAGGTCTTCCATACTTGCAAGAGCCAAACAACGCTAACTTGACAGAAGGAACTCCTGATAAATACTTCTTGGAACCAGGATCAGATATCAAGGCTGCTATTGCAGAATTGCCAATCAATCCACCATTCAAGAAGAAAAATCTTGGGAACATCATCGCTGAAATCTTCAAGCGTTTCCGTACAACTGAAACATCAGCCCTACTTGACCGTTTGAAAGACTTAGGTTACTATCACTCAACACTCGCTGGTTTGACAGTGGGTATTGCCGATATCCCAGTTATCGACAACAAGGCTGAAATCATTGAAGAATCTCACGAACGTGTCGAACAAATCAAGAAACAATTCCGTCGTGGTATGATTACTGACGATGAGCGTTATGCAGCAGTTACAGATGAATGGCGTTCAGCTAAGGAAAAATTGGAAAAACGTCTGGTTGAAAAACAAGATCCTAAGAACCCAATCGTTATGATGATGGACTCTGGTGCCCGTGGTAACATTTCCAACTTCTCCCAGTTGGCCGGTATGCGTGGTCTGATGTCAGCTCCGAACGGACGTATCATGGAATTGCCAATCTTGTCTAACTTCCGTGAAGGTCTTTCTGTATTGGAAATGTTCTTCTCTACTCACGGTGCCCGTAAGGGTATGACGGATACGGCCTTGAAGACAGCCGACTCAGGTTACTTGACTCGTCGTTTGGTTGACGTTGCCCAAGATGTTATTATCCGTGAAGACGACTGTGGAACAGACCGTGGTCTTGACATCCGTTCGATCACAGATGGCAAGGAAATGATCGAGCCACTTGAAGAGCGTTTGCAAGGTCGTTACACTAAGAAAACGGTTAAACATCCTGAAACTGGTGCAGTCATCATCGGTCCAAACCAATTGATTACCGAAGATATTGCTCGTGATATTGTCAATGCTGGTGTTGAACAAGTAACCATCCGTAGCGTATTTACATGTAATACTCGTCATGGAGTCTGCCGTCATTGTTACGGTATCAACTTGGCGACAGGTGATGCGGTTGAAGTGGGTGAAGCAGTTGGTACGATTGCAGCCCAATCTATCGGTGAGCCTGGTACACAGCTTACAATGCGTACCTTCCACACGGGTGGTGTAGCCTCAAACAGCGATATCACGCAAGGTCTTCCTCGTGTTCAAGAGATCTTTGAAGCCCGCAATCCGAAAGGGGAAGCGGTTATCACTGAGGTCAAAGGTGAAGTTACAGCGATTGAAGAAGATGCGGCAACGCGTACCAAGAAAGTCTTTGTTAAGGGTAAAACTGGCGAAGGCGAATATGTGGTTCCATTTACAGCCCGTATGAAAGTTGAAGTTGGTGACCAAGTTGCGCGTGGAGCAGCCCTTACCGAAGGTTCTATCCAACCGAAACGCTTGCTTGAAGTCCGTGATGTCTTGGCGGTTGAAACTTATCTTCTTTCTGAGGTTCAAAAAGTTTACCGTAGCCAGGGTGTAGAAATCGGCGACAAGCACATTGAGGTAATGGTTCGTCAAATGCTTCGTAAAGTTCGTGTCATGGATCCAGGTGATACAGATCTTCTCATGGGTACCCTTATGGACATCACAGACTTTACAGATGCCAATGCTGACGTGGTTATTGCAGGTGGCATTCCGGCAACAGCTCGTCCAGTTCTTATGGGTATTACCAAAGCCTCTCTTGAAACCAACTCATTCTTGTCTGCCGCATCCTTCCAGGAAACAACTCGTGTCCTGACAGATGCTGCCATCCGTGGTAAACGTGATAACCTTCTCGGTCTTAAAGAGAACGTTATTATCGGTAAGATTATCCCAGCAGGTACAGGTATGGCCCGCTACCGTAATCTTGAACCACAAGCAGTCAATGAAGTTGAAATCATTGAAGATACAGTAGCCGAAGAACTTGCAGCAGAAGCAGAGCTTGAAGCTGTAACTGAATAA